In one Hoplias malabaricus isolate fHopMal1 chromosome X1, fHopMal1.hap1, whole genome shotgun sequence genomic region, the following are encoded:
- the LOC136675828 gene encoding BMP and activin membrane-bound inhibitor homolog, which produces MERHSSLVHIWLQLELCAMAVLLTRGEIRCYCDAPHCVATGYMCKSEQNVCFTRILDLQSSRSLLSHGCYESMTPDSVCHSGAGVLDCCHEDMCNYRGLQELTHRGENTDRRGRPQAESGHHLVARVQEIPSAKEVWFRAAVIAVPIAGGLILVLLVMLAVRMLRSESRRLKQQRSEMLTRLHYSLHRQQLAKNRGASKLDLECMVPLGGHENCCLTCDKFRQPDLSSQRLLSLVHWGRYSGRGKLEFV; this is translated from the exons ATGGAGAGACACTCGAGTCTGGTTCACATTTGGCTtcagctggagctgtgtgctatGGCCGTGCTTCTGACCAGAG GCGAAATCCGATGTTACTGTGATGCCCCCCACTGTGTGGCGACTGGTTACATGTGTAAGTCGGAGCAGAATGTCTGTTTCACACGGATCCTGGACCTCCAGAGCTCCAGGTCTCTGCTCTCTCACGGCTGCTACGAGTCCATGACACCGGACAGTGTGTGCCACTCAGGAGCTGGTGTGCTGGACTGCTGTCATGAAGATATGTGCAACTACAGAGGGCTACAGGaactcacacacagaggagagaaCACTG aCCGTAGGGGTCGTCCGCAAGCCGAAAGTGGCCATCACCTTGTGGCACGAGTCCAAGAAATTCCCTCCGCAAAAGAGGTGTGGTTCCGGGCGGCAGTCATTGCCGTGCCCATTGCCGGTGGTCTCATTCTGGTCCTCTTGGTGATGCTTGCGGTGAGGATGTTACGCAGTGAAAGCAGACGGCTAAAGCAGCAGCGCAGCGAGATGTTGACCCGTCTGCACTACAGCCTGCACAGGCAGCAACTGGCTAAAAACCGAGGAGCCTCCAAACTGGACCTGGAGTGCATGGTGCCTCTGGGAGGCCACGAGAACTGCTGCCTGACCTGTGACAAGTTCCGGCAGCCAGACCTAAGCAGCCAGAGACTTCTATCCCTCGTCCACTGGGGACGGTACAGTGGTAGGGGCAAGCTGGAGTTTGTCTGA